In the Clostridium gelidum genome, CGAGAGCAGAACAAAAAATTCACAAAATAGAATATGAAACAATAAAAGCAGGTGGATTAACTAATTCTCAATTTGCAGTTTTGGAAGTCCTTTATAGTAAGGGTGATTTGAAGATATGTGAGATAATAGAAAAAATATTAACAACTTCAGGAAATGTTACTGTAGTGATAAAAAATTTAGAGAAGGACGGACTTGTTAGTAAAAATTCAGATCCAGAAGATAAAAGATCAATATTAATATCTATAACAGATAAAGGCAAAAAGATTATGGATGAGATTTTTCCAAAGCATGTTGATAATATAAATAGTATTTTTGATATATTAACAATTGAAGAAAAATTAGAATTAAAAAAAATATTAAAAAAATTTAGGGACGTTTAAAGACGTTAAAAATTTTAAAGGAATATCACTAATTAGTGATAAATAGGAAGGTGTATATTATGTTAAAAAAGATAGATAATAAAAATATGGGGAAAAGTGATCTTGGATGGCTAAAAAGTTCATTTCATTTTTCATTTTCAGAGTATTATAATCCTTCAAATATTAATTTTGGAAAACTTAGAGTTATAAATGATGATTTAAT is a window encoding:
- a CDS encoding MarR family winged helix-turn-helix transcriptional regulator produces the protein MDKKYESDKDNNYKTNLNLSTLIVLTRAEQKIHKIEYETIKAGGLTNSQFAVLEVLYSKGDLKICEIIEKILTTSGNVTVVIKNLEKDGLVSKNSDPEDKRSILISITDKGKKIMDEIFPKHVDNINSIFDILTIEEKLELKKILKKFRDV